A region of Marasmius oreades isolate 03SP1 chromosome 9, whole genome shotgun sequence DNA encodes the following proteins:
- a CDS encoding uncharacterized protein (BUSCO:EOG09260JPV) produces the protein MRILHAWKSLFLLFLSVIPTKVLGAVLAIDYGSDWIKASLMKPGVPFDVLLNKDSKRKIQSSVAWKNSERLFGGDAFNLASRFPSDSFSSVKLLQAAPFDSPAVSYYTTISASKIAETSRKTVALEQSDGTQWAVEELIAMQFAYIKNLAESVAGEKVYDVIVTVPPYYSQFERDAVADAIEISGLRTLALINDGTAVAVNYAMTRSFASPEHHIIYDAGASSIRATVVQFSADHKTSPPGTQIFVKGVAYDRTVGGTEFDRRLREILVQSFTTKHQRNIRNEKRAMAKLWREAGRVKAILSANTEAMLTVESLAFDIDFRTKVTRAQFETACEDLQGRFTQPIVQALDNAGLTLDNITSVIYTGGATRTPMIQAAVKALVGEDKIAMNVNADEAAVLGAALHGASLSRQFKTKNIQTFDISVHEVQASYQAPAASGSSKPRIITTGIFPAGSKAGTKKTLTFKRTEDFIINFNYKNEPAPGFPTHLLETEITGVAEALANLTERGAVDPVVKATVKLSESGFVSVTEAVAVGGIKEETLAGKIKGLFSGGSSSEIEPEETTTDPLRAQDTSSTSESSASASSSSSSAASSSSPTAEKKPTAKELSTIPLGINVRFPSIPPMSVEEKKASRSRLRAMDVEEAAKNRKEEARNTLEGYLYRLRDLLDEENRDTPFKQCSQPSERAALEEKMEETFAWLHDRGDIAETSQLLDKRTSLEVLERPIIHRYQEIEQFPQALNNSQMWNWNTRLFLTEAKRNLTAEEEADLPSKWTREELEALEKTLKEHESWLNIWVEKQKKVKPNEDPVIETTEMKARAKVLEQHLQKLYRRKVPKPKKTSTTASATASSESAPTSSPSSSEPEQSIPQQEIPEDQIPIQPHDGHDEL, from the exons ATGCGTATCCTACATGCCTGGaaatccctctttcttctctttctttctgttaTTCCTACAAAGGTTCTTGGTGCGGTCCTCGCCATTGATTATGGATCCGACTGGATTAAAGCCTCTTTGATGAAACCCGGCGTTCCCTTCGACGTCTTGCTGAACAAGGACTCAAAACGGAAGATACAGTCCTCGGTAGCCTGGAAGAACTCAGAACGTTTGTTTGGAGGAGATGCTTTTAACCTG GCTTCACGTTTCCCATCCGACTCGTTTTCATCCGTGAAACTGCTACAGGCAGCTCCCTTTGACTCTCCAGCCGTTTCCTATTACACCACCATTTCAGCTAGCAAAATTGCAGAAACCTCTCGGAAGACTGTAGCATTAGAACAGAGCGACGGAACGCAATGGGCCGTAGAAGAACTTATTGCTATGCAATTTGCTTACATCAAGAATCTCGCAGAATCAGTCGCTGGCGAGAAAGTTTACGACGTGATTGTCACCGTACCACCATACTACTCCCAGTTCGAAAGAGATGCCGTTGCGGACGCGATTGAAATATCTGGTTTGCGCACATTAGCTCTCATCAACGACGGAACAGCCGTGGCGGTCAACTACGCTATGACTCGATCGTTCGCAAGCCCAGAACACCATATCATTTACGATGCTGGTGCCTCCTCAATCCGTGCAACTGTCGTTCAATTCAGCGCGGATCATAAGACTTCCCCTCCCGGGACACAAATATTCGTGAAAGGCGTCGCATATGATAGGACAGTCGGAGGAACCGAGTTTGACCGTCGTTTACGCGAAATACTGGTTCAAAGCTTCACCACGAAACACCAGAGGAACATTCGTAATGAAAAGAGGGCGATGGCCAAGCTGTGGAGGGAAGCGGGTCGTGTAAAGGCTATCCTGAGCGCGAACACGGAGGCTATGTTAACG GTGGAAAGCCTTGCGTTCGACATCGACTTCCGTACGAAGGTCACAAGAGCTCAGTTTGAGACAGCTTGTGAAGATTTACAGGGTCGTTTTACGCAGCCTATCGTCCAAGCTCTCGACAATGCCGGGTTGACTTTG GACAATATTACCTCCGTGATTTATACTGGCGGCGCAACGAGAACACCCATGATTCAAGCAGCTGTCAAAGCCCTTGTTGGAGA AGACAAAATAGCTATGAACGTCAATGCAGATGAGGCCGCCGTTCTAG GTGCTGCCCTCCATGGCGCCAGTCTCAGCAGGCAATTCAAGACGAAGAATATACAAACATTCGACATCAGCGTACACGAAGTTCAAGCCTCTTATCAAGCTCCTGCAGCCTCCGGCTCGTCCAAACCAAGGATCATTACCACAGGCATCTTCCCTGCTGGTTCTAAAGCCGGCACGAAAAAGACGTTGACATTCAAGCGGACCGAAGACTTCATTATCAACTTTAATTACAAGAATGAGCCAGCACC TGGCTTCCCAACCCATCTACTCGAAACTGAAATTACGGGCGTCGCGGAAGCTTTGGCAAATCTCACAGAACGGGGTGCCGTGGATCCAGTTGTAAAAGCCACGGTCAAACTGTCAGAATCTGGATTTGTATCCGTTACAGAGGCTGTAGCAGTAGGTGGGATTAAGGAGGAAACCCTAGCAG GCAAAATCAAAGGATTGTTTAGCGGTGGTAGCTCCTCTGAGATTGAGCCCGAGGAAACGACGACCGATCCCCTGCGTGCACAAGATACATCTTCGACGTCCGAGTCGTCCGCATCAGcgtcatcttcctcatcatcggcagcctcttcatcatctccaaCAGCTGAGAAAAAACCTACCGCCAAGGAGCTCAGCACCATTCCATTGGGTATCAACGTCCGATTCCCTTCAATACCACCCATGTCAgtcgaagagaagaaggcgaGCAGAAGCAG GTTACGAGCAATGGACGTGGAGGAAGCAGCAAAGAACCGGAAGGAGGAGGCGAGGAACACCCTTGAAGGATATCTGTACCGTCTAAGAGATTTGCTCGACGAAGAGAACAGAGATACACCATTCAAGCAGTGCTCCCAGCCGTCAGAGAGGGCCGCACTtgaggagaagatggaagaaACGTTCGCGTGGTTGCATGACAGGGGAGATATTGCGGAGACTTCGCAGCTCCTGGATAAGAGGACTTCACTCGA GGTTCTGGAGCGACCGATTATACACCGATATCAGGAGATAGAACAGTTCCCCCAGGCGCTGAACAATAGCCAGATGTGGAACTGGAACACCAGACTGTTCTTGACCGAGGCCAAACGGAACCTTACTGCTGAAGAAGAGGCTGATTTACCGTCGAAGTGGACTAGAGAGGAACTCGAGGCGCTAGAAAAGACACTGAAGGAGCATGAGTCGTGGTTGAATATCTGGGTGGAGAAGCAGAAAAAGGTCAAACCCAATGAAGACCCCGTCATCGAGACGACAGAGATGAAAGCCCGCGCTAAGGTTCTTGAACAACACCTGCAGAAGTTGTATAGAAGAAAGGTTCCGAAACCGAAGAAGACGAGTACCACGGCTTCGGCTACTGCGAGCAGCGAATCTGCACCAACTTCTAGCCCCAGTTCTTCAGAGCCAGAGCAGTCGATACCCCAGCAAGAAATTCCTGAGGATCAGATTCCAATACAACCGCATGATGGGCACGACGAGTTGTAA
- a CDS encoding uncharacterized protein (BUSCO:EOG092608WU), with the protein MSRRSYDSFAHEKRLSKYRVTDEELFNYVLRVTYLSYLMLPKTTDSSSKPSEASEKEREHSSRLSALSNFSISDIINFREGPKSVKFPEKLMRVLEQKLQDIAMGKDPSYSDQLVRRTMAKFYGQFMVDSFKRQMKENRKIEELILLFATQATGVLRKESTLAGDMWKVELNKHIALFVKLLRECLRNLNHVSPELLSRLDVYSAKLAPANSDSGYETSSTSRDRDSPYLMISGNVADMELVKSVAVLFKVSDSVVQKEVDALRTTCTEKAALTDLKTCLKNINAGASFPGRREDFNSDAAWQHWKTVETTHLQQMMLAMVQFNPELAKSAPTDVLPSAYAPSGRPGSLYDTSSPTTRNASISIGSRRSLYANTEDAEIEDDGEEDIEVGHNFTYIPPNPKRFYKRLLEICLIADLEAMLSPEVDDNDEVSLGILSPPHIDLINECAVRWRIGQQYRATCFLDLVRQFYERNDVPPECVPEALQAVTRTLHDTEMDNWPRSDSEFLCSTYGSLFNVFLSSLYHAMDALPNLKPADIELYLYVLEHVRDSGLLERFDLDISARLADVKDKIKQVAAQHYDNKLQELQAAPGVNRALPLLFMTDELEKSAKLLDKRFPESVLGELDIVSLMVEVEVPLFVTDLKNSQKRLFESSMNGPTPDVPIQDIFTLYRRTKTLLGMYTAFCPQSQVDFDIGAFFEPYVRQWLTNTDNTTEKWVQAAIAADKFQAEGAEGHSSSIVDLFDSLRSPINFLQDLEWDDEYQNARFFTSVAKIVAKAVELYCRNIETMFLAEMFPRPNDYLQPQKSSAWLEKAKQLAIQEEKRVEPFNFQPETCVKLNNVEGARRLLDNMYEQMQADQIAEVLKKQAPPVPAKVERERFLFTVKIVRAEGLINVDGASSNKLDTFITLSDENGNRVAKTRTIYETSEPRWEETFDISLEKALWLMVSIRDRALVGKHDTVGRAYLCLDPRRFGDLITHDLWMDLDTHGRVLTRVSMEGEKDDIQFYFGRAFRFLKRAEADMLRIFIDKMSPFIRQCLSRSVVKSLLKANIVGLDYNKALGNVTSLYRSAIGTSSSEVQIPLPQSEKPRVRPDDLTDVEIEQAIVPLFDYFDANLQTLNTYLSETAKEKVMTRVWKEILIVIEGLLVPPLSEVASDMKPLSDKEVDIVFKWLKFLRDYFYAGGEGPVPLEALQNQKYRDVVSIRLYYDWTTDALMEECVRMMQQSLRSSPSTVTRAKSVYQQRNLGTIKKRKKEKQEEKEVTNGQTIMQILRMRSGTSDFIAQQLQMMKEMQREKERAGKDQPKAGKKQGQQPPLPPLPS; encoded by the exons ATGTCAAGGCGAAGCTATGATAGTTTCGCTCATGAGAAAAGGCTATCCAAATACCGCGTCACAGATGAAGAATTATTCAA TTATGTCCTCCGAGTAAC CTATCTGAGCTATCTCATGCTACCCAAGACCACTGATTCAAGCTCGAAGCCTTCTGAGGCATCAGAAAAGGAGAGAGAACATTCGTCAAGACTATCGGCGCTTTCCAATTTCTCGATCAGCGATATTATCAACTTCAGAGAGGGGCCGAAGAGTGTCAAGTTTCCAGAGAAGTTGATGCGAGTGTTGGAGCAGAAGTTACAGGATATCGCGATGGGTAAAGACCCGAG TTATTCAGATCAACTCGTGCGGCGAACGATGGCCAAATTCTACGGGCAGTTCATGGTGGACAGTTTCAAACGCCAGATGAAAGAGAATAGGAAAATTGAAGAGCTCATTCTCTTGTTCGCTACTCAAGCCACCGGCGTTCTCAGAAAGGAGTCCACTTTAGCTGGCGATATGTGGAAGGTCGAGCTGAACAAGCATATCGCGTTATTCGTCAAGTTGCTGCGGGAGTGCCTACGAAATCTAAACCATGTGTCACCCGAACTACTTTCGAGATTGGACGTTTATTCAGCGAAGCTCGCTCCCGCCAATAGCGACTCCGGCTACGAAACATCTTCCACATCAAGGGATCGTGATTCGCCGTATTTGATGATCAGCGGTAATGTGGCCGATATGGAGTTGGTGAAATCTGTGGCCGTGTTATTTAAGGTTTCCGACTCGGTTGTACAGAAAGAGGTGGACGCGTTGCGAACGACATGTACAGAAAAG GCGGCATTGACCGATCTGAAAACATGTCTGAAGAACATCAATGCCGGAGCGTCTTTTCCAGGTCGACGCGAGGATTTCAATAGTGATGCTGCGTGGCAACATTGGAAGACTGTGGAAACCACTCATCTTCAGCAAATGATGTTGGCAATGGTACAGTTCAATCCTGAACTTGCCAAGTCAGCTCCAACAGACGTTTTACCCTCAGCATACGCACCAAGTGGACGACCAGGTTCATTATACGACACCTCAAGCCCTACCACCCGAAAtgcttcaatctcaatcGGAAGCCGGCGGTCACTCTATGCAAATACAGAAGATGCGGAAATTGAAGACGATGGCGAAGAGGACATAGAAGTTGGCCACAATTTCACCTACATCCCCCCAAATCCCAAGAGGTTTTACAAGCGTCTCCTTGAGATTTGCTTGATCGCAGACTTGGAGGCTATGCTTAGCCCAGAAGTAGACGATAATGACGAAGTGTCTTTAGGCATCCTATCTCCACCCCATATAGATCTCATAAATGAATGTGCGGTGCGGTGGCGAATAGGGCAACAATACCGAGCGACGTGTTTCTTGGATCTGGTCCGACAGTTTTACGAGCGGAACGACGTTCCACCGGAGTGCGTACCCGAGGCATTACAAGCCGTGACACGGACTTTGCATGACACTGAGATGGACAACTGGCCAAGATCAGAT TCTGAATTTCTTTGTAGTACCTATGGAAGTCTTTTCAACGTCTTCTTGTCTTCCCTGTACCACGCAATGGACGCTCTACCCAATTTGAAGCCAGCCGATATAGAACTCTACCTTTACGTCCTGGAACACGTACGAGACAGCGGCCTTTTGGAACGGTTTGATCTGGATATCAGTGCACGACTAGCGGATGTCAAAGACAAGATCAAACAAGTTGCTGCTCAGCACTATGACAACAAACTCCAGGAGCTTCAAGCTGCACCGGGAGTCAATCGAGCTCTGCCATTACTTTTCATGACAGATGAACTAGAGAAGTCAGCGAAACTGCTCGATAAACGATTCCCAGAATCAGTGTTGGG TGAACTCGATATCGTCTCCCTCATGGTGGAAGTTGAAGTTCCACTATTTGTCACGGATTTGAAAAACTCTCAGAAACGATTATTTGAGTCGTCCATGAATGGGCCAACGCCTGATGTTCCCATTCAGGACATATTCACACTTTACAGGAGAACAAAGACCCTCCTAGGCATGTATACAGCTTTTTGTCCTCA GAGCCAGGTCGATTTCGACATTGGAGCCTTCTTTGAACCATATGTGCGACAATGGTTGACAAATACGGATAACACCACGGAGAAATGGGTTCAGGCT GCAATTGCAGCGGACAAG TTTCAAGCAGAGGGTGCTGAGGGGCACAGTTCATCGATTGTAGACTTGTTTGACTCTCTTCGAAGTCCAATCAACTTTTTGCAAGACCTTGAATGGGATGATGAATATCAGAATGCGAGATTCTTCACCTCTGTTGCGAAG ATCGTCGCAAAGGCAGTGGAATTATACTGTCGCAACATCGAAACTATGTTTTTAGCGGAGATGTTTCCTCGGCCAAACGATTATTTGCAGCCTCAGAAGTCCTCAGCCTGGCTCGAGAAAGCGAAGCAGCTTGCTATTCAAGAAGAGAAACGAGTGGAACCGTTCAATTTCCAACCAGAGACCTGTGTAAAGCTCAACAACGTCGAAGGTGCACGGCGATTACTTGACAACATGTATGAACAAATGCAGGCCGATCAAATTGCCGAAGTCCTGAAGAAACAGGCACCTCCCGTTCCTGCGAAGGTAGAGCGCGAACGGTTCCTGTTCACGGTAAAGATAGTTCGTGCCGAGGGACTGATTAATGTGGATGGTGCCTCGTCGAACAAGTTGGACACTTTTATCACTCTCAGTGACGAGAATGGGAACCGGGTTGCAAAGACACGGACAATTTATGAAACATCAGAGCCCCGGT GGGAGGAGACTTTTGATATATCACTCGAGAAAGCTCTATGGTTGATGGTCAGCATTCGAGATCGTGCGCTGGTCGGAAAACATGATACTGTCGGCCGGGCCTACTTGTGTCTCGACCCTCGGCGATTCGGCGACCTAATCACGCACGACTTGTGGATGGACCTCGACACACATGGGCGCGTTTTAACGAGAGTCAGcatggaaggagagaaggatGATATCCAGTTCTATTTCGGGCGGGCTTTCCGATTTTTGAAGAGAGCTGAGGCAGATATGCTTCGGATTTTCATTGACAAA ATGTCACCCTTTATTCGCCAATGTCTCTCTCGTAGTGTCGTCAAGTCACTTCTCAAGGCAAATATCGTCGGACTGGATTACAATAAAGCACTTGGGAACGTCACTTCGTTATACCGTTCGGCGATCGGAACGTCCTCCAGCGAAGTCCAGATACCACTCCCGCAATCAGAGAAACCTAGAGTTCGGCCAGATGATTTGACAGACGTTGAAATTGAACAGGCGATAGTGCCACTTTTTGACTACTTCGACGCCAATCTCCAGACATTAAACACCTACCTCAGCGAGACGGCAAAGGAGAAGGTCATGACGCGGGTATGGAAGGAGATTTTGATTGTTATCGAGGGCCTCTTAGTTCCACCACTTTCCGAAGTCGCAAGTGACATGAAACCTCTCAGTGATAAGGAAGTCGACATCGTGTTCAAGTGGTTGAAG TTCCTCCGAGATTACTTTTACGCTGGTGGCGAGGGGCCCGTTCCTCTCGAAGCGCTTCAAAATCAAAAATACCGTGATGTCGTTTCAATCCGCCTTTATTATGACTGGACAAC TGACGCTCTCATGGAGGAATGCGTTCGGATGATGCAACAAAGCCTTCGTTCGTCGCCTTCGACTGTGACACGTGCCAAGAGTGTATATCAGCAACGCAATCTCGGTACTATcaaaaagaggaagaaagagaagcaagaggagaaggaagtcACTAATGGCCAAACTATCATGCAGATTCTGCGGATGAG ATCAGGGACGTCAGACTTCATCGCTCAGCAACTTCAGATGATGAAGGAGATGCAACGCGAAAAGGAGCGGGCAGGCAAAGATCAACCCAAGGCTGGAAAGAAACAGGGACAACAGCCCCCGTTACCACCTCTCCCTTCATGA
- a CDS encoding uncharacterized protein (MEROPS:MER0014970) — protein sequence MAKGPVSRPTNIPVLPLPYPLVLLPGARLTIPISQDIGEALLTLLERTQNLPVVAAVPAVSPNEKENDRTPPKYATATRILRLVRPARQMADGDKPVMYLASVHGLTRVNLEEPYDANKALSSPPQNRLEMRNVSYPSPHSLDQEQDVIALRDGIVKFKASALKVLGHLMQNSQHQQAKRDAYAKVAAMLEELRAPLVDEDTEKMRGRIDENQETLDRAAWMADLLVGSVLPVGGSSAENEEWGDKFALLQSPTPLARLNLSTNILNKLHTKLEVTSRIAHAVDESLSKQQKEFFLRQQMRAIEKELRDLQQPSQNPQSQVNSTDANSNRGIESQKNSELDLDQSPEAEDAELSEIKRKIEAMEPGSEERKAGVREWRRYRRLTGSGGPGGGMSVEGSVIRGWLEWFTALPWAGYIPSPSPSTNSDGQLISTRGFLAAAREQLDKDHYGLDKIKKRLIEYLAVVRLNELARAAEDAREREQELSASIPKIEAPEEKKSTPENMQLVLRKPDMPPPAPSQALGPKRKRRAGVKGPILLFNGPPGTGKTSLGQSIARALNKPFQRISLGGVRDEGEIRGHRRTYVASGPGLIVQALRKAGRPDFVCLLDEIDKVGGGGYGGGVHGDPSAALLEVLDPEQNSTFMDHYIGVPVDLSQILFICTSNNLEIISGPLLDRCEVVVLPGYTYDEKNHIAHRFLLPKQVKANGMETPPTQSPLVDITEDAFRTVAMRYTREAGVRTLERHIGAIVRYKAVEWAEAMETHEDEGYHGPESDYSDPNALMKATHSTRSYNPVVTEADLETILGIARWDEEEEGKDSRILRKGVVYGLVVMGQGEGGILPVEAVSVPNEGKEGGRLKLTGSLGDVIKESAELALSWVKMRAWESGISVGFGGDIHVHLPAGAQKKDGPSAGVTMTCALVSLLTGACVPTDIAMTGEITLRGRVTPVGGIKEKVLGAHRAQMRKLILPYGNRKDVDQDVAPEIRRQMEFVFVRTLEETLEAAFGKGVLFGMGWGRSARDGQRVRLHVESRL from the exons ATGGCCAAAGGACCCGTGTCTCGTCCAACAAATATCCCCGTTCTCCCACTACCCTACCCCCTCGTACTGTTGCCTGGAGCACGGTTGACGATTCCTATCTCTCAGGATATAGGCGAAGCCCTCCTTACTCTGTTGGAGAGAACGCAAAATCTGCCTGTCGTTGCTGCCGTGCCTGCCGTTTCACCCAATGAGAAGGAAAATGACAGGACACCGCCAAAGTATGCAACTGCCACTAGGATATTGAGGCTCGTACGACCAGCCCGGCAGATGGCAGACGGGGACAAACCAGTGATGTACCTTGCATCGGTGCACGGGCTCACGAGAGTTAACCTCGAGGAACCTTATGATGCCAACAAAGCTCTGTCATCGCCCCCTCAGAATCGTCTAGAGATGCGGAACGTTTCCTATCCTTCACCCCACTCACTCGACCAAGAGCAAGACGTCATAGCTTTGCGGGATGGTATCGTCAAGTTCAAGGCATCTGCATTGAAAGTCTTGGGACACTTGATGCAGAATAGCCAGCATCAACAGGCGAAGAGGGATGCCTACGCCAAGGTTGCAGCTATGTTAGAAGAATTACGGGCACCGTTGGTAGACGAAGATACGGAGAAAATGCGAGGAAGGATCGACGAGAATCAAGAAACTCTTGACAGAGCAGCATGGATGGCCGACTTACTTGTCGGTAGCGTGCTCCCTGTAGGAGGAAGCTCTGCAGAGAACGAGGAATGGGGAGATAAATTTG CTTTACTACAGTCGCCGACTCCGCTTGCCAGATTAAATCTGTCGACCAATATTCTCAACAAACTTCATACTAAACTCGAAGTCACCTCTCGGATAGCACATGCCGTCGACGAATCGCTCAGCAAACAACAGAAGGAGTTTTTCCTCCGTCAACAAATGAGAGCAATCGAGAAGGAGCTTCGTGATCTACAGCAACCATCTCAGAATCCTCAATCGCAAGTAAATTCCACCGACGCAAATTCCAACCGTGGCATCGAATCTCAGAAGAACAGCGAGCTTGATCTGGACCAATCTCCTGAGGCTGAAGATGCGGAACTCTCGGAAATCAAAAGAAAGATTGAGGCAATGGAACCAGGTTCTGAAGAGCGGAAAG CCGGTGTACGTGAATGGCGTAGATATCGCAGACTGACTGGATCAGGAGGACCAGGAGGAGGAATGAGTGTCGAGGGTAGCGTTATTCGGGGTTGG CTTGAATGGTTCACTGCTTTGCCCTGGGCGGGATATATTCCTTCTCCGTCCCCTTCTACGAACTCGGATGGTCAACTGATCTCCACCCGGGGATTCCTAGCAGCTGCTCGAGAACAGCTGGACAAAGACCATTATGGCTTGGACAAGATCAAGAAGAGACTGATTGAGTACCTAGCGGTGGTTAGGCTCAACGAATTAGCTCGAGCGGCCGAAGATGCAAGAGAGAGGGAACAGGAACTTTCAGCGTCTATTCCCAAAATCGAAGCACCCGAAGAGAAAAAATCAACACCTGAGAACATGCAGCTGGTACTCAGGAAACCCGATATGCCCCCGCCAGCGCCCTCTCAAGCACTGGGTccgaagagaaaaagaagggcAGGGGTAAAGGGTCCTATTCTCTT GTTCAATGGACCTCCTGGTACAGGCAAGACTTCACTCGGTCAGTCGATCGCGCGCGCCCTGAACAAACCGTTCCAACGCATCTCCCTCGGTGGCGTTcgagatgaaggagaaatcCGTGGACATCGGAGGACTTACGTGGCTAGTGGACCGGGTTTGATTGTTCAGGCTCTGAGGAAAGCCGGTAGACCCGATTTTGTTTGTCTACTAGACGAGATAGACAAAGTTGGAG GTGGTGGGTATGGTGGTGGCGTACACGGCGATCCATCTGCTGCATTACTCGAGGTGCTTGATCCAGAACAGAACTCGACATTCATGGATCATTACATCGGTGTCCCCGTCGATCTGAGCCAGATATTGTTTATCTGTACGTCCAATAACCTTGAGATCATATCAGGGCCATTATTGGACAGATGTGAGGTTGTCGTTTTACCCG GTTACACGTACGACGAGAAAAACCACATTGCCCACCGGTTCCTTCTTCCCAAACAAGTCAAAGCCAACGGCATGGAGACACCTCCCACACAATCTCCACTCGTGGACATCACCGAAGATGCTTTCCGCACCGTGGCCATGCGGTATACCAGAGAAGCCGGTGTTCGTACGTTAGAGCGCCATATCGGTGCGATTGTCAGGTACAAGGCCGTCGAATGGGCTGAAGCGATGGAGACGCATGAGGATGAAGGGTACCATGGCCCCGAGTCCGATTACTCAGACCCCAATGCGCTTATGAAAGCCACCCATTCCACCCGGTCTTATAACCCTGTGGTGACCGAAGCAGACCTCGAGACTATCCTAGGCATTGCACGAtgggatgaggaagaggaaggcaaGGATTCTCGTATCTTGAGGAAGGGTGTTGTCTACGGGCTTGTGGTAATGGGCCAAGGTGAAGGTGGAATTTTACCGGTTGAGGCTGTCTCTGTTCCGAATGAGGGAAAAGAAGGCGGAAGGTTGAAGTTGACTGGTAGTTTAGGAGATGTTATCAAGGAGAGTGCTGAGTTGGCGTTGAGCTGGGTCAAGATGCGAGCTTGGGAGTCTGGAATCAGCGTTGGATTTGGAGGAGACATACACGTGCATCTACCCGCTGGTGCGCAGAAGAAGGATGGGCCTAGCGCTGGGGTTACGATG ACATGCGCACTGGTATCGCTATTGACAGGTGCTTGCGTACCTACCGATATTGCCATGACCGGAGAA ATAACTCTCCGAGGGCGTGTAACACCCGTAGGTGGCATCAAAGAAAAAGTTCTTGGTGCTCACCGTGCGCAAATGCGGAAGCTCATCCTTCCATACGGGAACAGGAAAGACGTTGACCAGGACGTTGCTCCCGAGATTCGAAGACAGATGGAGTTTGTCTTTGTCCGAACATTGGAGGAGACCCTTGAAGCCGCATTTGGAAAGGGTGTATTGTTCGGAATGGGCTGGGGAAGGAGCGCAAGAGATGGACAAAGGGTAAGACTGCACGTCGAGAGCCGTCTCTAA